The nucleotide window GCTTGTCTATTAATTAGGCTGGGCTCAAACCAGATcatttagggtttcaagggcatttttgtcataaaCAGAGTTGGGGTTCCAGGCTCGGACTTAGGCCCGAGACGTCTTAATTATAATGGGCCAGGCTTTGTCCTGTTTCTTTTGGCCCAGTCCAAACTCAGGCCTGCGTTTTACTTTGTGGACCAAACCCATCACTCAACATATGGATGCGACAACATGGTACATCCTACCCAGTCCAAGTTCGGTCGGGAGTGGAACGGGCTTGATTGCACCCATGAGACCCATGGGTTGGAACTGTGCCAAACCTAGGGCTGTCAACGGTCCAGGCCTAGGGTAGGTCTCAgctcagattttgaactgtttggggcCAGTCCtattcaatattttgattttcaggcctgagcccagcccattgacagccctcgCCAAACCCTACATTTTTAGAGCCCTTCTAAACAATCTAGATGCACTCATTTGGATGGCCCACCACGAGCCCAATCTCACATAACTTGATGAGCACGAAACATGTTAAGCCAGTGACAATTTAACCAGACCTTATGAGTTATGACTAAGGTACATGATACAAATGTAAAATCATAAAACATGTGGAAAATAGATTTTATGATTGGAACAATTGATGTCAATATGTCATGGGCTCTGCCATACAAGAAACTGACCTGCCACCCCTATGCTAAGTGGTCTCAGATGCGTCCTGTTTCTTGTAACAGTGAATTTGtgttggatgggagtaaatggaggtaaatgggggaATTTGAAGTAAATTGAGGTAAATGCCttttgaggtgtgtttggatgggagtaaatgcatgcaaatgaaatggaatgagaaTATATGGGCTTATAAATGAAATCCTCTTTatgagagaggatttggaagcGAGGATGAATTGCCTTTTTGAGCTACCTTGGAAAGTTAAACGAGTAAACAAATGGACCACTCAGCACATGTCCACCATACAAGTTGCATGCTAATGATATTTCAAAGCAATCCAATTATCAGTtacatctctaaaatcacactaataaaatgatctaaaccgttcaggttggccatctaaatggatgatTTAAAAACATTTGCAAGTTACTTGCTTATAATCCctgtgcttgtggcccacctgaggctcaaaatttcctcattttttgctagtgtatatttcaataggcttattataatcatCATGTTAAACATCACATGTGTACACTAATTTAGGATATTGAAGCAAATTTAGGATATCAAATATTCTCCTATTAATATATTGAAATTTTGCCATGGATTCAATTCCTCTCATTTATTCCTATCCAAACAGAATATTAGGATTACAAATGCATTTCAttcactcccatccaaacacaattgaGTAAATCATTTACTCCCCGTTAATTTAactccaattccatttcccattcacctccatttacaagctcctaaACAGGCAAGAGACTCCCAACTCATAAGGGTTTTGATTTGCTCCTTTACCTGAGGCAAAGATGAAGGATAATGGCCACCAATCCTACCATTGCATCCCTTCCAGACATAATGACGCGGGGAAGAGCGTAAAATAACAATGAAAAAAATCAGTCATCCTCAAGTAGTAAaggccttgaatccacaaggtagtTTCTTGAAtccataataaaataaaatttaaagagagagagagagagagagagagagagaactctaataattttattgaataatgtctaATTTGAATGATCCCTCAATTACATTActaataaagaagaaaataaaacctaattctaaattaccaaaaatataaaaattctaATCCTAATAGAAAGTCCTAATTCAACTAGAATAGAACTTACCAGAAATAGTAAGGTTTTCTATAAATAGAAAGTCTTGAATTAACTTGCATGATGACAGTCATCTTTTAAAAAAGACGAAAATCTATgactttaaaaataagaaaatacaacCAAAACCAGAATTAgtaaaaaatagtaaattttcacTAAAATCTCAAATTTGATCTTCAGGTCAGTGTTTTTTCACGAAATGGACAGACACGAGCCACTAACTAGGTTGACCCTGGATGGCCCATTACGGtcaagattgataggttgtgcatctCATAAGGAaacctagatcaaaagttatggctgtTTACGGTTCACACAACAACAATTTCTCCCATTCGGATTGACTTTCTTCAAACTGAATGCGCCTGGGGCCCAGTTACGTCATGCCATACATAGGACTGGGCCCGCATCCGATGGATTACTTACGCTCCCACTTGGCCTTCTTTTGATCCAGCCATGCTAGGAATGTGTGTGCGCCACGTCCCACATCACATAATCCAACTAGGGAGCTAATTCCAAAGGTTTTGTCCTTCTAGTTTGAGGACTCGCCATCCATCCGTCCATGAGAATTTGACACCAACTATCaactaaaaatttcaaaaagaaaaacgaaaacaactttgaccccaaaaaaaaaaaaaaaaccaatgtctCTAATACACTTCCAAACCTTCCAAGGGCATTTcctattttcacatttctcaaagcttctttcacttcagatATCCTAATCTTAAGAAAGTATTTATGGACTCTAATGTCATTTTAGTTTATGATTCCCTCTATCACTATGCTCTCAAAGTAATTGCCATTTAACGAATTCTGAAAATAACTTCTCTACCTTTCATCATTCTCATTATCCTTGATGAGCACCTCCTAATCATCGCTCTTAATACATCTAATATGATCCAAGTCCTTactcctctctcatttttgcaagtttgaagacatTTTCTCCGCCTTCTCTTGTACCTAATCTATTATAAAGATCATAATAAGCCTCAAGTTTAGCTTTACTACTTTCTTAGCATTCTTTTTAGCATTTCTATATTGTTTAAGATTTTCATTATTTCTAATCCCTTAGCTTTGAAACATGAACATTTCTCATTAAATGCTTTTTGTACATTGTCATTCCACCACTAAGTTTTCTTATATAATTGACTTTTTCCTCTAGATACTCCTAAAATATCTTTTACTACTTTTCTAATGCACTTGCCATCTCATTCCACATAAAGTTTATTTCTTCCTGGACATTCtgctttccttcttccatcaatttatttctaaTGACATTGTTTTCTCACCTTTTTAAATTCCACCACCTAGTTCTTGGACACCTATTAATTTCATTCtctttcttccatctcttaattGTAAACATCCAAAACCACTAACCTGTGTTCTACAGTCAAACTCTCTCCAAAGATCACCTTGTAGTCCTTACTGATTATTTTGTCTTCCTTGGTACAAAGAAATATATTTGGCTTGCATATGATCAACTTTTGAAAGCTATTAAATGCCGATCTGTCTTTTTAATGTGTTTGCTAGAGCTAAATTGTATACCATAACGAAATCAAGGATGCTTCTCCCAGCTCATTTCTTCTCCCAAAACGGTATCCTTCAtgtcaaggtattccataatggtgaCGATGGCCATAACAGCCACTGCCATTACTGTTATGATACAGGCTGTAACAGCCTTTTTTCGGGCCCCATAACAGATCATTATGTAACCGTTATGGGCCATTTTTTCAAGCTGGGGAACAGCTATAAGAGCATTACTCCCACAAGCACAATGTTACAGGCTATTACATAGGTTTATTATGATCAAACACGGTTTATTCTGATCAAGCGCTATCTTATAGTCTATTACAGTCAAGAAGTTGATTACAAAACCAAAGAATTACAAATTCCTAAATGCTTTAACACCAAACTTAAAAGGTCAAAGATTAAGAAACCCAATTTTCCACAAGTCGGATGGAAAACATTCTTACAAAGAATGGTCCAATGTACCAATGAATACATGTGAAAAAAGTATAAATAAATGATGACTCCTgcattttcctttttctatttttctgcaTTTTCTAGCCAAAAAAAGAGGTTCCAATACAGTCCGACACGGGCTGTATAATATTATTTTCGAACCCAACCTGAATGGTattattttcaaaccaaaccGATACAACCTCCAAAACCAATATTCAGAACCATGCGTGAACCTCCAAATGGTTTTGACGACCATAGTTCTACATTATTTCCTTCAAATGCAATAACCTTTTCTATGCACTTGCGGTTCTACTATCTTCCATTGCAACTTGAAGAAAGAGTGCATGAAATCCATGCCAAGCACTTCCTATCAAATTTGTAAAGCTAGAAACTAGTAAGAAGTGCAGAGTTCCATCGTTTTTCAAACATTAAGCACATGCCATTTTTTATGAGAGGCAAGCATGTACCATATTTGTAACCTAATAAACAACATAAacgccattttatttttttaataaccacaagattattatcacatatcatCAAAATGTTTGCTAGCATCATGTCGATGCACCATAGATCATCAAACATGCATTCTCTACATATCCAACATCAGTACTTTGTTTGGGTGTAACCATGCAACTTTAAGAATTTAATGTGCAATCCAAAGTTAGTAGACAGACTTCCCTTTAAAGATAGTAGGAGAGCTAAAAACAGCAACAAGGAGACCAATGAGGACATAAACCAAGACAAGTGACCCTCTTGCCTCTTGCAAAAGGCTGCCTTGGAAGGCTAACCCTAgccaaacaaaaataaataaaaacaaagggGAGGAAAATAAGGGGGAAGGAAGAAGCAAGACAGAATAACCCAGCGCAGGAGGTGAAACTGAGAGGAGAGCAGGAAAAGACAGGGCAATCCCACTGACTCCTACTCTTCTCCACTCCATAAGAAGCAAAGATCTCAAAATGCCTTTTGAATTCCAATTCACCAAGACCCACTCCACTCGCGATGAGGCCCTTATAATCCTAATatttgcacaagagaaaggtttGTTGTCCCAAAAAATCTTCCATCCTTTCTTTCCGCGCACGCCACAAAATGGCATAGGGAGGCATCTTCCATAAGATATCCCCCATGACGAAGAAACAACCTTTTGCCCATCCAAGGTTCAATTCTTATAGGGATCTACTACAAACACATTCAATTCTGAACAAATCAAGAACATCTCACCATGCCACTCTTGCCAACTAGCAATGCACGAAAAAAGATGATCTGCTGCCTCTCCATTTTGCTGGCACGTGAAGCTGATTGTTGAGAGTGAGAAATTTGTTTCTCACAAATTATTCAAAGTTAAAACTGTGTTTGCCATTGCCGTCTGCTCAAACACTTCAACTCTAGGAGGGATGTAATGCATCACCGAAAAAAAGGATCTCAACCTAAAACAACCATCATAGGTCCATCAATGAACATTCTTATCCGACTCACTCGACTGAACTTGCTCCACATCCACAGACTCATATACAAAATTCCTTCATGGAACTGTCCCCACGACATACTTCTCTATTCATTGTATGGTAAAATGTAAATTGAGGAAGACTCGACAAGTGATAACAATTTCTTCGACACATCTTGATGGGTGACATTTAAACCTGTCAACCCAACTGCAGACAAACATGTAGAATTGGATACCATGAACTAACAAATCAAGGGTCGTGGAACATCATGACCAAATATCATAACAATTGTCTCCCATCATAGACGAAAGCATCATCAGTAGTCTCTATCTTTAAACATCAAATGATGGGTAGAAAACATCCAAATTGTTTCTGCAATTTGGcatgacttcttcttcttcttcttttttttcttaacaTGTCGCACTTTATAGTTGAGTCTACACTTTCAATACTCCAACCTAGTGTCACCAAGAGCTTACAATATAATCATTTGTCATTCATCGTCATCATCTTCATAGCCTTCTCCTAGCTATTTTGGGCTGGCTGTATAAATCATGTTACGTCACAAAGTTAAACGAAATTCTCATGATTGCTTAGCAAAAGATTCCCACCTAACATCAACCCTCTTTACATGGGCTGGGAGTGAGGATCAACCAGCAAAATTGTTGCCACCTGGAGTTGCCATTCGTGACACAATCAACGACCAACTCTACACCTTACTATCTATAATCTTCATAATGCAAAATCCATTCAGCCAGCTATATTTATCCAACATCTGGCTACTGTCATCAAGCAAGTGCCAAGCCCTTTCtttttgtgtgcatgtgtgtgtgcgtgctcAAGCACAAAGTACTAGTTTCAGTCCAAAACAATGCTTTAAAACCCAAACAAGACCAAGACCTGCCCCTATCAGTCATTAGTCCCAAACAGTCCCATCCATGGCACTTACTCTTAAGTAAACATATAAAATGGTACTTGTCGAACAACAAAAGCATCTTTGGTAAAGTGTTTAGAATCATGATTTCTAAAGGAGGAGCTATTGGTTCAACTCTACCCTGCtctaaggtgtgtgtgtgtgtgtgtgtgtgtgtgtgtgtgtgtgtgtgtttgaaaAAGACCTAGTCCAATAACTGACATGGATGCTTGGATCAGTTGAATGGGCTGTGCCAATGGTTTCTCTCCAAACAAAAGGGCCTGTAAgtaatccaatccatttatccTGTCCAGTTTTTCAGACTAGTCCCACCATCTGATCCAGTCAATAGTCCAAAATCATGAACGGCCCGAGATCATAAAAGTAGAAGAGCTTTGCTAATCAACAAACCCTCATACAGCCGATCAGCTGTAACAACTTGTTGGAGTGTGGGGACAATCTGAGTCGCATCAGGCGGGTCCACAAGTAGATGCCTGGGCCAATTAATCAGGATGGTCCGCTAATTTGTGTGTCACACGTGTATGAAAACAGTGGACAGCTTAGACCTAACCAATGACTGGACCACCTGATTATTAGGCCAGGTTATCAACATGGTGGCACACACCTGATGCATGGATAGGATGCCCACACATGGCAGGTTGGCAGCCATGGCCATTGTAGAAGTCCATGAGGGCTTAGCAATGCTCGGAACTAGAAACATCTCAAGAAAGCATGACTTAAGACTCCTGTGATAGTTTAGCATCTTTTAAAAAATGGTGGCAACCATTCAACCGCACGCATAGCACAGTTGCATGGCAATCCATAACATCTAAATATCTAAACCAatcgtggatggagcataaccctAAAAAGACAAGTAGGAGATGATAatagccatctgattttgcccTTTGAATTCAGACGGATTAGGCCTCTAACTCTTTTAGTTTCTAGTTCCAACCATTTATTTGAaaaccatcaattggatggttaggatttcttcatTAATATGTCAGAGATATGTTCCATCCACAACATGCCCTACATTTGTATGGAGTGCCACATGAGAGGAGGATTATCCACTACCATTTTCAAACCGGTGTTGAACCATCACAGGACTCCAGCCCAAAAAAATCATTTGACATATAGATTTAAATCAAGGGAATAATTCACGAGTGCATAAAAAGCATCCAGATGTTTGAACTGGAATTAGAGGAAAGGGGCCACATAACAATGCCGGTCAATTTACATTTCATCAAATCCAACCAGCCCATATCCATCTACATATTCTAATCAAATTCCTCAAAACTCCCATGCTCATGAATCTTGACATACATGTACCCATGCACCGAAATGATTAACATGAAATATTTCACAATCCCAATCAAAATCATTCCACAGTTTCTTCAACTCCACAAACAAAAACAGGACCCACGTAGTCTCCTGAACTTTCATAATCATTTATCACAGAACTAATGAAAAGAGCTTCCATAATGAAATTATAATATCAGTTGCATAGACTCAAAATCCCTTTATGGCCAACTTAGCAAGAAAccatttaaaagaaaattgtCGAAATCTCAACTTGGGTATTCTCAGTTTGAACACATCATCAATATTACAACCTCGGCTTCAACTAAAAAACTGTCAAAAAAGCCTTACCTCGGCGACCCCACATTCAAATTCCTCCTAAGAATCCGACTGTTCATCTCATCCCCACCTCCGATCAGCTCCCGCAGCCCGAGATTCCCACCTCcactctccttctccttctccttctcctcctcctcctccccacCGTCACCGTCACTGCCACGGGCTTCCACCCGGGCCCGCCTCTCAAAGTAGTTCCCGTATATATACTCCGGCGTGTACCCGTTCTCCTCATCAAACAACATGATGTGCCCGTGCCACTCCCAGACCCGGTAATCAGATCCTTTCTCTTCGTGGAAACCGACGCAGATGTGGTGATCGCCGACTGTTACGGCCTGGCCCGAATTGGGCTTTAAGTCGCCAGTGTCGCCAGAGAGGATGAGACGGATGATGGCCTTCTCGAGCTTGGATTCCTCTTTGGCGAGATGGGTCTTCTCGGAATCGTCCTCGTCGTCGGATAGTGAGGAGATCGGGGCGTTGGGGTCCACCAGGAAGTCAGAGAGGGATTGAGAGAGGAAGGAGTTGGTGTGGAGATATGGAGGGCGGAGATGGAGCCTGCCCATGAGGCTTTGGAGGAGGAGATTATCAAAGGAAGAGGGATTGCTGTTGTTGTAGGAGCTCATGTTTCAGGGGTTTTTGGAGGgttttgagagggagagagagggagtggtTTTAAGGGTTTCCTCGGAGGAGGGGTTTCTATTTATATAGTTCATTTTTTTACTGTGTCGCGACTCAGTATCTAGCGTGTGTCGCCTCACCTGGGTCCCACATACTTTGTATCAGATGATCGAAACCGTCCGTTTTGTGGAGTATATTCTGGAAGtatgattttgaaccatctataTTTTCAtaagattttgaaaaatgaaaataaaattttcaatggtatgtgttcaaaaaaaaaataatcaagggATGGGATTGTTTGTCAGGGAAGGTTGATTGTGGGATAATGGATTACTTATGGTTGTGGtgagaaaatggacggttaaaatcatAGTAACATCTCATTACGTGGGCCTCAATGCGTCGAGATGTATGACACtgtaagaccccatccattctgtaccattttttgtgcctatgtgcacgatgattgACACCCTTAGCTAAAAATGAACTAgccatgcatagtgcacacctgACTAACCGGAACCCTAAGGCTTCGAAACCGATTTCATATCGATCGCCCTATCGTTGCGATTGTGTGGGTACCACCCATGTGTTTAtacgacgctccgttagtgagatacaccacgaagaatcgttggtgtatcatgtgcgcatatCGCCATAtgctccattccacacatgtacaacacatgtcatgcaaacaggtacatgccacacatggggtagagaatctctacccatatgtgtgatgtcaccctcccatgtCATCCCTCTCTCATGCACGCATAATCCTCAGTCGCGACGGAGCCAAAAAGAGTGGATTgcagatttttttaaaagaaaatttcagaTGCAACTGTATCTTAAGTTATGATACAGCAATTAATTTCCTAACAATATTTTGTGTTTCTAGATCATCCATTTAGTGGAAAATGTGCTTTTCCCACTACTATCACCTTCCATCTAATCAGGACGgtccattttgtggcccatacCTGTACACTGATTCATGCCAGTGCTGTCCATtgatttttggagtttttttcCAGATCAATCAATGgatggatcggcctgattttcataATATTTGATCAGAGAGGTTTTTCCCACTTTTTCCACGGATTGGATATTCTACATATGCTGAATGTTATCTGAAGAAAAGATTTCTATTAATAGTTTATGATACAGCAGCTGTATATGAtcgtttctagattttttttttccgattGCGTAGATTGTTACGATTGTACGCTGCcgttaggaaatggtggtgactcgtaTTCATCACACGTGCCACTCGTTTaaggctatccagaccatccaagttgCGGGGAACATTTTGTACGGAGCATACTCGTAAAACAATATTTGATAG belongs to Magnolia sinica isolate HGM2019 chromosome 8, MsV1, whole genome shotgun sequence and includes:
- the LOC131252989 gene encoding uncharacterized protein LOC131252989; amino-acid sequence: MSSYNNSNPSSFDNLLLQSLMGRLHLRPPYLHTNSFLSQSLSDFLVDPNAPISSLSDDEDDSEKTHLAKEESKLEKAIIRLILSGDTGDLKPNSGQAVTVGDHHICVGFHEEKGSDYRVWEWHGHIMLFDEENGYTPEYIYGNYFERRARVEARGSDGDGGEEEEEKEKEKESGGGNLGLRELIGGGDEMNSRILRRNLNVGSPR